Proteins co-encoded in one Symbiobacterium terraclitae genomic window:
- the aroC gene encoding chorismate synthase, whose amino-acid sequence MLRYMTAGESHGRVLVTIVEGLPAGVPVDLAAIDRDLARRQSGYGRGGRMKIEQDRVEVLSGIRHGATLGSPVALMVANRDWANWTEVMSPTPVEAYSDVRAAQKLRTRPRPGHADLAGALKYDHADLRNVLERASARETAARVAAGSLAKQFLAPFGIRVAGHVRAIGPVEAADPGELPLEELVARAEASPVRCADPEASARMVAEIDAAKRDGDSLGGVVEVVATGLPPGLGSHVHYDRRLDGALGAALLSIQAAKGVEIGDGFAGARRRGSQVHDEIGWSPERGYFRHSNRAGGLEGGMTNGMDLVVRVAFKPIATLYKPLRSVEVDTHAEAVAGIERSDTCAVPAAAVIAECVTAFELARFVQEKFGGDSLAEALRNYRGYLDRVAQR is encoded by the coding sequence ATGTTGCGTTACATGACAGCCGGCGAGTCGCACGGGCGCGTCCTGGTCACCATCGTGGAGGGGCTGCCGGCGGGCGTGCCGGTGGACCTGGCCGCCATCGACCGGGACCTGGCCCGGCGCCAGTCCGGCTACGGCCGGGGCGGCCGGATGAAGATCGAGCAGGACCGGGTGGAGGTGCTCTCGGGCATCCGCCACGGCGCGACCTTGGGCAGCCCGGTGGCGCTGATGGTGGCGAACCGGGACTGGGCGAACTGGACCGAGGTGATGTCGCCCACGCCGGTGGAGGCGTACTCGGACGTGCGGGCGGCGCAGAAGCTGCGCACGCGCCCCCGGCCGGGCCACGCCGACCTGGCGGGGGCGCTCAAGTACGACCACGCCGACCTGCGCAACGTGCTGGAGCGGGCCTCGGCCCGGGAGACCGCCGCACGGGTGGCAGCGGGGTCGCTGGCCAAACAGTTCCTGGCGCCGTTCGGCATCCGGGTGGCCGGCCACGTGCGGGCCATCGGGCCGGTGGAGGCCGCCGACCCTGGGGAGCTGCCGCTGGAGGAGCTCGTCGCCCGGGCGGAGGCGAGCCCGGTGCGCTGCGCCGACCCGGAGGCCTCGGCCCGCATGGTGGCCGAGATCGACGCCGCCAAGCGGGACGGCGACTCCCTGGGCGGCGTGGTCGAGGTGGTGGCCACCGGGCTGCCGCCGGGGCTGGGGAGCCACGTCCACTACGACCGGCGGCTGGACGGCGCCCTGGGCGCGGCGCTGCTCTCCATCCAGGCCGCCAAGGGCGTCGAGATCGGCGACGGCTTCGCCGGCGCCAGGCGCAGGGGCTCGCAGGTGCACGACGAGATCGGCTGGAGCCCCGAGCGGGGCTACTTCCGCCACTCCAACCGGGCGGGGGGCCTTGAGGGCGGCATGACCAACGGCATGGACCTGGTGGTGCGGGTGGCCTTCAAGCCCATCGCCACGCTCTACAAGCCGCTGCGCTCGGTGGAGGTTGACACCCACGCCGAGGCGGTGGCGGGCATCGAGCGGTCCGACACCTGCGCCGTGCCGGCCGCGGCGGTGATCGCCGAGTGCGTGACCGCCTTCGAACTGGCCCGGTTCGTGCAGGAGAAGTTCGGCGGCGACTCGCTGGCGGAGGCGCTGCGGAACTACCGGGGCTACCTGGATCGGGTGGCCCAGCGGTGA
- a CDS encoding pyridoxal phosphate-dependent decarboxylase family protein, whose amino-acid sequence MASQKQTLTSLPQVSSEIASPEVAPSVWRRQLDALKASFPSPWREPDRDQSFEQMFARAVGMINALKQPPAGTDAAKSYLGKVDLPDYSKCHEARLAPRMMPQEQVLAELASLFDGMPVWNHPYTMANVIPPANTPSIIGAAMAGVFSPNIIEGEYSWNVAKTELEAAAMVAAMIGWDPQTAGGLFTFGGTGCYLYGTKYALTRVLGPESRKRGIRVDGQILVSAEGHYVKDNCSDWTGLGSGNVREIQVDEQNRMSIPHLKQVLEECRREGKPVVMVVCTMGTTDAFAIDPIREVREILDSYENAGGCPRPLLYADAVIGWSWLAFKHYDFERNPLQFSAEALAKIRRNAEQMADLIYADAIGCDFHKTGWSPYNCSLFMVKDYKLFAKMLERPAPAYLQDRTAYNPGHYTLETSRSAAYSTAAWSTLKLLGYEGFQVMLGRIIEVEVYFRKVLAEMPNMVCVNPTENGFVTLFRVYPEWVDAKAQYQRELSDPGAREDLYWYNMLQQNVANKLFAMLRDPDQRVEGWEYPPYTSFTAGYRPTSYAPGETDKRYWVYGLKSYPMSPYCDERAMLMAAMYARKACQLVIEEQLAMHAARAAQQQAAAGAEPGADTSANWFGDNILIPLKYLVQQ is encoded by the coding sequence ATGGCCAGCCAGAAGCAGACGCTGACGTCCCTACCCCAGGTGAGTAGTGAGATCGCCAGCCCGGAGGTGGCCCCCTCCGTCTGGCGGAGGCAGCTCGACGCCCTCAAGGCCTCCTTTCCCTCGCCGTGGCGGGAACCCGACCGCGACCAGTCCTTTGAGCAGATGTTTGCCCGGGCGGTGGGCATGATCAACGCCCTGAAGCAGCCGCCCGCCGGCACGGATGCGGCCAAGAGCTACCTCGGCAAGGTCGACCTGCCGGACTACAGCAAGTGCCACGAGGCGCGCCTCGCCCCGAGGATGATGCCGCAGGAGCAGGTGCTGGCCGAACTGGCCTCCCTGTTCGACGGCATGCCCGTCTGGAACCACCCGTACACCATGGCCAACGTGATCCCGCCGGCCAACACGCCATCGATCATCGGGGCGGCCATGGCGGGGGTCTTCAGCCCTAATATCATCGAAGGGGAGTACTCCTGGAACGTCGCCAAGACCGAACTCGAGGCCGCGGCCATGGTGGCCGCGATGATCGGCTGGGACCCCCAGACCGCCGGCGGTCTCTTCACCTTCGGCGGGACCGGCTGCTACCTCTACGGCACCAAGTACGCCCTGACGCGGGTGCTGGGGCCGGAGTCGCGGAAGCGGGGCATCCGGGTGGACGGCCAGATCCTGGTCTCCGCCGAGGGGCACTACGTGAAGGACAACTGCTCCGACTGGACCGGCCTCGGCTCCGGCAACGTGCGGGAGATCCAGGTGGACGAACAGAACCGGATGTCGATCCCCCACCTGAAGCAGGTGCTGGAGGAGTGCAGGCGCGAGGGGAAGCCGGTGGTCATGGTGGTCTGCACCATGGGCACCACCGACGCCTTCGCCATCGACCCGATCCGGGAGGTCCGGGAGATCCTGGACAGCTACGAGAACGCCGGGGGCTGCCCGCGGCCGCTGCTCTACGCCGACGCGGTGATCGGCTGGTCCTGGCTGGCCTTCAAGCACTACGACTTCGAGCGCAACCCGCTGCAGTTCTCGGCCGAGGCCCTGGCCAAGATCAGGCGCAACGCCGAGCAGATGGCCGACCTCATCTATGCGGACGCGATCGGCTGCGACTTCCACAAGACCGGCTGGTCGCCGTACAACTGCTCGCTCTTCATGGTGAAGGACTACAAGCTCTTCGCCAAGATGCTGGAGCGGCCGGCGCCGGCCTACCTGCAGGACCGGACCGCGTACAACCCCGGCCACTACACCCTGGAGACCTCCCGGTCGGCCGCCTACTCCACGGCCGCCTGGTCCACGCTGAAGCTCCTGGGCTACGAGGGGTTCCAGGTGATGCTGGGCCGGATCATCGAGGTGGAGGTCTACTTCCGGAAGGTGCTGGCGGAGATGCCGAACATGGTCTGCGTCAACCCGACCGAGAACGGTTTCGTCACCCTCTTCCGGGTCTACCCCGAGTGGGTGGATGCGAAGGCGCAGTACCAGCGGGAACTGAGCGACCCGGGTGCACGGGAGGACCTGTACTGGTACAACATGCTCCAGCAGAACGTGGCCAACAAGCTGTTCGCCATGCTGCGGGACCCGGACCAGCGGGTGGAGGGCTGGGAGTACCCGCCCTACACCAGCTTCACCGCCGGCTACCGGCCCACCAGCTATGCCCCGGGCGAGACCGACAAGCGGTACTGGGTCTACGGCCTGAAGTCCTACCCCATGTCGCCCTACTGCGACGAGCGCGCCATGCTGATGGCGGCGATGTACGCCCGAAAGGCCTGCCAGCTGGTGATCGAGGAGCAGCTGGCCATGCACGCCGCCCGTGCGGCGCAGCAACAGGCGGCGGCCGGCGCCGAGCCCGGCGCCGACACCAGCGCCAACTGGTTCGGCGACAACATCCTGATTCCGCTCAAGTACCTGGTGCAGCAGTAA
- a CDS encoding ABC transporter permease subunit encodes MALLVLFIVLIATVPPFQVTQAPDSLIGFTVRVDLEQWGQTLREYLQTLASGTLGANRRGHDVAGLLLPRLANTLRLIAISLALALPLGMVKGLRDFQSLRRRASAVGPLLTGLLQGVPDFFLVMLLQTGVAQLFQRTGVRLLPVAWDDLQPVASMVLPVTCLALLPLAMVARITTQAMTNVYEQDYIRTARAKGLPERVVVYKHALAGALVPILDAMPGVLTVVFSNALIVERLFHYPGVTNLLQDAASPLSLLFDLRRSLPPPDVPVLVAAGASLGLIFALLYAVVSILRRVADPRLRGRDLP; translated from the coding sequence GTGGCCCTCCTGGTCCTCTTCATCGTCCTGATTGCCACCGTCCCGCCCTTCCAGGTGACGCAGGCTCCCGACAGCCTCATCGGGTTCACCGTCCGGGTTGACCTGGAGCAGTGGGGCCAGACGCTGCGCGAGTACCTGCAGACCCTGGCTTCCGGCACGCTGGGCGCCAACCGCCGGGGTCACGACGTGGCCGGGCTGCTCTTGCCGCGCCTGGCCAACACCCTGAGACTGATCGCGATCTCCCTTGCGCTGGCGCTCCCGCTCGGGATGGTCAAGGGGCTCCGGGACTTCCAGTCGCTGCGCAGGCGGGCTTCGGCCGTCGGGCCGCTGCTCACCGGTCTGCTGCAGGGGGTTCCCGACTTCTTCCTCGTGATGCTGCTGCAGACCGGGGTGGCCCAGCTTTTCCAGCGCACCGGCGTCCGCCTGCTCCCCGTGGCCTGGGACGACCTGCAGCCCGTCGCCAGCATGGTGCTGCCGGTCACCTGCCTTGCGCTGCTCCCGCTGGCCATGGTGGCCCGCATCACCACCCAGGCGATGACGAACGTCTACGAGCAGGACTACATCCGCACGGCCCGCGCCAAGGGGCTGCCCGAGCGGGTGGTGGTCTATAAGCACGCGCTGGCCGGAGCGCTCGTGCCGATACTGGACGCCATGCCCGGCGTGCTCACCGTCGTCTTCTCCAACGCCCTCATCGTGGAGCGGCTCTTCCACTACCCGGGCGTGACCAACCTGCTCCAGGACGCCGCCAGCCCACTCAGCCTGCTGTTCGACCTGCGCAGGTCCCTGCCGCCGCCCGACGTGCCGGTACTGGTGGCGGCCGGCGCCTCCCTCGGGCTGATCTTCGCCCTGCTCTACGCCGTGGTCTCGATCCTGCGGCGGGTGGCCGACCCGCGGTTGAGGGGGCGTGATCTGCCGTGA
- the sigK gene encoding RNA polymerase sporulation sigma factor SigK, producing the protein MFEPLVVTIVRSMLLLAGFVANSSTFPQPLNEEEEAKYLSRLQKGDEEARAVLIERNLRLVAHIVKKFDNTGEDVDDLISIGTVGLIKAIGTFKPDKGTRLATYAARCIENEILMHLRSLKRVRGEVSLYDPIGVDREGNEITLIDVLGSDPDVVPELVGKRLDESKLREKLKKLGGKERQVLELRYGISGGARKTQREIARMLGISRSYVSRIEKKAVMKLCRELFEEGYGN; encoded by the coding sequence ATGTTCGAGCCCCTGGTGGTCACCATCGTCCGCAGCATGCTGCTGCTGGCGGGGTTCGTGGCCAACTCCAGCACCTTTCCGCAGCCCTTGAACGAGGAGGAGGAGGCCAAGTACCTGTCCCGGCTGCAGAAGGGCGACGAGGAGGCCCGGGCGGTCCTGATCGAGCGGAACCTCCGGCTGGTGGCCCATATTGTGAAGAAGTTTGACAACACCGGCGAAGACGTGGATGACCTCATCTCTATTGGCACGGTCGGCCTGATCAAGGCCATCGGCACCTTCAAGCCCGACAAGGGCACGAGACTGGCTACATATGCTGCACGCTGTATTGAGAACGAAATCCTGATGCACCTGCGCAGCCTCAAGCGCGTGCGGGGCGAGGTATCGCTCTACGACCCGATCGGCGTCGACCGGGAGGGGAACGAGATTACGCTGATCGATGTGCTGGGCTCGGATCCGGACGTCGTGCCCGAACTGGTGGGCAAGCGCCTGGACGAGTCCAAGCTGCGCGAGAAGCTGAAGAAACTGGGCGGCAAGGAGCGGCAGGTCCTGGAGCTGCGCTATGGGATCTCCGGCGGCGCGCGCAAGACCCAGCGGGAGATCGCCCGCATGCTCGGCATCTCCCGCAGCTATGTGAGCCGTATTGAGAAGAAGGCGGTGATGAAGCTCTGCCGGGAGCTGTTCGAGGAGGGGTATGGAAACTGA
- a CDS encoding ABC transporter ATP-binding protein: MTNPSLVTENLSKRFGKRWALKGLSFAVDPGSVTLLAGRNGAGKTTWMRLATGLAHPTSGAVRFGGRPAALVRPRIAAVFDDAPVYPLLTGEENLYLLSGGCSPRTPEARALLAGLELEPLLPARAGGFSLGQRKRLAVAAALLRRPSWLLLDEPSVGLDSGAWGLVSRALRRLAAAGATIVVTGQDLKHLEELADGVVVIRDGAATFAGSLEELRQRHPPRVVVRTREADRVRTLFPQSKVVATQPVPCVEIPCASVDEGEAILAQIRSLDVPLQSLELRAVTLEEAFRRLGLYGDETQEGVVAL; this comes from the coding sequence ATGACCAATCCCAGCCTGGTGACAGAGAACCTGTCGAAGCGGTTCGGGAAGCGTTGGGCTTTGAAAGGCCTGAGCTTTGCGGTGGATCCGGGCTCCGTCACCCTGCTCGCGGGCCGAAACGGCGCAGGCAAGACGACCTGGATGCGGCTGGCGACCGGCCTCGCGCATCCGACGTCCGGCGCGGTCCGCTTCGGCGGCAGGCCGGCGGCGCTCGTCCGGCCCAGGATCGCAGCGGTGTTCGACGATGCCCCGGTCTACCCCCTGCTCACCGGGGAGGAGAACCTGTACCTGCTCTCGGGCGGGTGCTCCCCCCGAACGCCGGAGGCCAGGGCACTCCTGGCGGGCCTGGAGCTGGAGCCGTTGCTTCCGGCCCGGGCCGGCGGGTTCTCCTTGGGCCAGCGCAAGCGGTTGGCTGTGGCGGCCGCCCTCCTGCGGCGCCCGTCCTGGCTCCTGCTGGACGAGCCCTCGGTGGGGCTCGACTCGGGGGCGTGGGGCCTGGTCTCCCGGGCGCTCCGCCGGCTCGCGGCCGCGGGCGCCACCATCGTGGTGACGGGCCAGGACCTGAAGCACCTGGAGGAGCTGGCCGACGGCGTCGTCGTCATCCGGGACGGCGCAGCAACCTTCGCCGGCAGCCTGGAAGAACTGCGGCAGCGCCACCCGCCCCGCGTTGTGGTGCGAACCCGGGAGGCGGACCGGGTCCGCACCCTCTTCCCGCAGTCCAAGGTGGTCGCCACGCAGCCCGTCCCCTGCGTGGAGATCCCGTGCGCCTCCGTGGACGAGGGCGAGGCGATTCTGGCGCAGATCCGGTCCCTGGACGTGCCGCTGCAGTCGCTGGAGCTGCGGGCGGTCACGCTGGAGGAGGCATTCCGGCGGCTCGGGCTCTACGGGGACGAGACTCAGGAGGGGGTGGTGGCCCTGTGA
- a CDS encoding YqeG family HAD IIIA-type phosphatase, whose amino-acid sequence MRGLRPAEYHKSIFEIDLDKLRRMGKRAIMLDLDNTLVRWNDPTPTPALLSWLAEARAHGLQPCIVSNNRGARVREFASRAGVPFIGRAGKPRVKGFAEAMQRLGVTPDETVVVGDQIFTDVLGGNRAGAYTILVVPIDRREFIGTRLVRIIERRVLSYLQRRGLLTEK is encoded by the coding sequence GTGCGCGGCTTGCGACCCGCCGAGTACCACAAGTCCATCTTCGAGATCGACCTGGACAAGCTGCGCCGGATGGGTAAGCGGGCGATCATGCTCGATCTGGACAACACCCTCGTCCGGTGGAACGATCCCACGCCGACCCCCGCCCTGCTCAGCTGGCTCGCGGAGGCCCGGGCGCACGGCCTGCAGCCGTGCATCGTCTCCAACAACCGCGGCGCCCGTGTGCGCGAGTTCGCCAGCCGGGCGGGGGTTCCGTTCATCGGCCGCGCCGGCAAGCCGCGGGTGAAGGGGTTTGCCGAGGCGATGCAGCGCCTCGGGGTGACGCCGGACGAGACCGTGGTGGTCGGTGACCAGATCTTCACCGACGTGCTCGGGGGCAACCGGGCCGGCGCGTATACCATCCTCGTCGTACCCATCGACCGGCGGGAGTTCATCGGCACCCGGCTGGTGCGTATCATCGAGCGGCGGGTGCTGAGCTACCTGCAGCGGCGGGGCCTGCTGACGGAGAAGTAG
- a CDS encoding prepilin peptidase, whose product MSGPAFLAPAVGAVLGGALGYLGARVSPRWLPQPPPAWAQWALAAGTGLTAALLARAYPLTASFWHQLPFVALLLLAAFVDLQDRIIPNELVLSGLGAWLLVMLLAPYGDKSWLSALGGGAAAFAFFYLLAVLVPGGMGMGDVKLALVMGLFLGLNWVAMALFFAFVSGGLTAGVLLALRKVGRRGHIPFGPFMALGGLITLLWGNQIWTWYAG is encoded by the coding sequence ATGAGCGGGCCGGCCTTCCTGGCCCCGGCCGTGGGCGCAGTCCTCGGCGGGGCCCTGGGGTACCTGGGCGCACGGGTCTCCCCGCGGTGGCTTCCGCAGCCGCCGCCGGCGTGGGCGCAGTGGGCGCTCGCCGCAGGAACCGGACTGACGGCCGCGCTGCTGGCCCGGGCCTACCCGCTCACCGCCTCCTTCTGGCACCAGCTGCCCTTTGTCGCCCTCCTGCTGCTGGCCGCCTTCGTCGACCTGCAGGACCGGATCATCCCCAACGAACTGGTCCTGTCCGGCCTGGGGGCCTGGCTCCTGGTGATGCTCCTGGCCCCCTACGGCGACAAGTCGTGGCTCTCCGCCCTGGGGGGCGGCGCGGCGGCCTTCGCCTTCTTCTACCTGCTGGCCGTGCTCGTCCCCGGCGGCATGGGCATGGGCGACGTGAAGCTGGCCCTGGTGATGGGCCTCTTCCTCGGGCTCAACTGGGTGGCCATGGCGCTGTTCTTCGCGTTCGTGTCGGGGGGGCTCACGGCCGGGGTGCTGCTGGCGCTCCGGAAGGTGGGCCGCAGGGGGCACATCCCGTTCGGGCCCTTCATGGCCCTGGGCGGGCTGATCACCCTGCTGTGGGGCAATCAGATCTGGACGTGGTACGCGGGCTAA
- a CDS encoding shikimate dehydrogenase, translated as MTHGRSTNLGPGRLLGVLGHPVAHSASPAMHNAAFAAQGMHALYGAFDVPPEQLPQAVAGIRALGLCGVNVTIPHKESVMAYLDEVAPTARQVGAVNTIVNRGGRLIGYNTDGWGFIISLEERGVRVAGRKVVLLGAGGAARAIALHLAMAGVAGLTIINRSRARAEFLLADLARANQPVPAAVAEPGSDEARAALSEAGLVVNCTPVGMAPNTEETPLEDVSLLPSHCVVYDTIYRPLETRLLRMARQRGLVTINGLAMLVHQGACSWEYWFGRRGPVEVMRSAALAALEEAP; from the coding sequence ATGACGCACGGTCGGTCGACGAACCTGGGACCGGGCAGGCTCCTTGGCGTTCTTGGCCATCCGGTGGCCCACTCCGCCTCGCCCGCCATGCATAACGCCGCCTTCGCGGCGCAGGGGATGCATGCCCTCTACGGCGCGTTCGACGTGCCGCCCGAGCAGCTGCCGCAGGCCGTGGCTGGTATCCGGGCGCTGGGGCTGTGCGGCGTCAACGTGACCATTCCCCACAAAGAGAGCGTCATGGCCTACCTGGACGAGGTCGCACCCACCGCCCGCCAGGTCGGCGCGGTCAACACCATCGTCAACCGGGGCGGCCGGCTGATCGGGTACAACACGGACGGGTGGGGCTTCATCATCAGCCTCGAGGAGCGTGGGGTACGGGTCGCCGGGCGCAAGGTCGTCCTGCTGGGCGCCGGCGGGGCCGCCCGGGCGATCGCCCTGCACCTGGCGATGGCCGGCGTGGCCGGGCTGACCATCATCAACCGCTCCCGCGCCCGCGCCGAGTTCCTGCTCGCCGACCTGGCGCGCGCAAACCAGCCGGTCCCGGCAGCGGTGGCGGAGCCGGGGTCTGACGAGGCCCGGGCGGCCCTCTCCGAGGCCGGGCTGGTGGTCAACTGCACGCCCGTCGGGATGGCGCCGAACACCGAGGAGACGCCGCTCGAGGACGTCTCGCTCCTGCCCTCCCACTGCGTGGTCTACGACACGATCTACCGCCCGCTGGAGACCCGCCTGCTGCGGATGGCGCGCCAGCGGGGCCTGGTTACCATCAACGGGCTCGCCATGCTGGTCCACCAGGGCGCCTGCTCCTGGGAGTACTGGTTCGGGCGGCGGGGTCCGGTGGAGGTCATGCGGTCGGCCGCCCTGGCCGCACTGGAGGAGGCGCCATGA
- a CDS encoding ABC transporter permease subunit: MTRALKGARLSLIAGGLLVGLLLLVAVFADQITAVSPHYWDARSSILDGQPPFPPGPGHPLGTDEWGRDIWSRVVYGTRWSLFFAALVTAGRMVLAVAAAFVSVYGPRRAGWLVDKLYVMTTAIPPLVTYLLLLSTPAMRTVGLWPNVAITVCVLTLVEWPRVAVLLKGRLDQLLAEPFVEGAVAVGGGRWHIFRTHLLPHLWPTLLHLLSAEMARALLLMAQMGIFGILFGGGIMVVGDGRNPDRWFQTTGLPEWGSLLSDGRAHLLSRPWIPFPPAVAFLIAVTGFTLLSQGLEGFNLPIARTAERTTGRLSPRWRWALAALPLLGLLWYHQGLPWDRAAGIHALAARQAAALASGDVDGYVHTVAPGAAALRADARLLAEALAGERVESVDVVMGEIRLQGSRAEAELTVTVTFPGRSPMQIRRPVNLVRRLGSWYVDDRELYTLRGYHVDVTAAFDPLDPSVEVVRLRQMISYLATSADHAYARVFDLFPDAAPAGRPEIRLYESHEAFRAAVGAAAPPDALAWFNPGDPLRLSPEYLRGFMRWETERTLGYEFVKYLSGTASAAPAVDPIAMGLYELSAAGDQPYLPDARKLAGSPLPDLTALFTTPVQSLGTAGQWAYAAAAAELVRFLMDRLPAAELQGPAPGERWSLDSLAGRLGQTPEALAADYEAFLQQQLRATSVLNAPGAAAWIPEGLPDAIARRAEAGARGDAAAFLRHTAAGSRAEWSAWLDAARRSGLVGYDAMLLNWERNAGVALVLERLEFSDGRAVSGVVRQSWTQEDGVWAVGPVESVWPWGYPRAHP; encoded by the coding sequence GTGACGCGTGCCCTGAAAGGCGCCCGCCTGTCGCTGATCGCGGGCGGGCTGCTGGTCGGCCTGCTCCTGCTGGTCGCCGTCTTCGCCGACCAGATCACCGCCGTCTCGCCCCACTACTGGGATGCCCGGAGCAGCATCCTGGACGGCCAGCCACCCTTCCCGCCGGGTCCCGGCCACCCGCTGGGGACCGATGAGTGGGGCCGGGACATCTGGAGCCGCGTGGTCTACGGCACCCGCTGGTCGCTCTTCTTCGCCGCCCTGGTGACGGCAGGCCGGATGGTGTTGGCCGTGGCGGCGGCCTTCGTCTCGGTGTACGGACCCCGGCGCGCGGGCTGGCTGGTGGACAAGCTGTACGTGATGACCACCGCGATCCCGCCCCTGGTCACCTACCTCCTCCTGCTGTCGACGCCGGCAATGCGCACCGTGGGGCTGTGGCCGAATGTGGCGATCACCGTCTGCGTGCTCACCCTGGTGGAGTGGCCCCGGGTCGCTGTGCTCCTCAAGGGGAGACTGGACCAGCTGTTGGCTGAACCGTTCGTCGAGGGGGCCGTGGCCGTCGGCGGGGGCCGCTGGCACATCTTCCGCACCCACCTTCTGCCGCACCTGTGGCCGACCCTGCTCCACCTGCTGTCCGCCGAGATGGCACGGGCGCTGCTGCTCATGGCGCAGATGGGCATCTTCGGCATCCTCTTCGGCGGCGGGATCATGGTGGTGGGGGACGGCCGCAACCCCGACCGGTGGTTTCAGACCACCGGCCTCCCCGAGTGGGGCTCGCTGCTGAGCGACGGCCGGGCGCACCTCCTCTCCCGGCCGTGGATTCCGTTCCCGCCCGCCGTGGCGTTCCTCATCGCCGTGACCGGATTCACGCTGCTCTCCCAGGGTCTCGAGGGTTTCAACCTCCCCATCGCCCGCACCGCGGAGCGCACCACGGGGCGGCTCTCGCCCCGGTGGCGCTGGGCGCTGGCGGCCCTTCCGCTCCTCGGACTGCTCTGGTACCACCAGGGCCTGCCGTGGGACCGGGCGGCCGGAATCCACGCCCTGGCAGCCCGCCAGGCCGCGGCGCTCGCCTCCGGCGATGTGGACGGGTACGTGCACACCGTGGCGCCCGGCGCCGCCGCGCTCCGGGCAGACGCCCGCCTTCTGGCCGAAGCGCTGGCCGGGGAGCGCGTGGAATCGGTGGACGTGGTGATGGGGGAGATCCGCCTGCAGGGGTCCCGGGCGGAGGCGGAGCTCACCGTGACGGTCACGTTCCCGGGCCGGTCTCCGATGCAGATCCGCCGCCCGGTCAACCTCGTGCGCCGCCTGGGATCCTGGTACGTCGACGACCGGGAGCTCTACACCCTGCGCGGGTACCACGTGGACGTGACGGCGGCCTTCGACCCGCTGGACCCCTCGGTGGAGGTGGTCCGCCTGCGGCAGATGATCTCCTACCTGGCCACGTCCGCAGATCACGCCTATGCCCGGGTGTTTGACCTGTTCCCGGATGCGGCCCCCGCCGGGCGCCCCGAGATCCGGCTCTACGAGAGCCACGAGGCGTTCCGCGCGGCCGTCGGCGCCGCGGCTCCGCCGGACGCGCTGGCCTGGTTCAACCCCGGCGATCCGCTGCGGCTCTCGCCCGAGTACCTCCGCGGGTTCATGCGCTGGGAGACCGAGCGAACGCTGGGCTATGAGTTCGTCAAGTACCTCTCCGGCACGGCGTCTGCAGCGCCTGCCGTCGACCCGATCGCCATGGGGCTGTACGAACTCAGCGCCGCGGGGGACCAGCCGTACCTCCCCGATGCCCGCAAGCTGGCCGGTTCGCCGCTGCCCGACCTTACCGCACTCTTCACCACTCCGGTCCAGTCCCTGGGGACGGCCGGGCAGTGGGCCTATGCGGCGGCGGCTGCCGAACTGGTCCGCTTCCTGATGGACCGCCTGCCCGCGGCCGAGCTGCAGGGGCCGGCTCCGGGCGAGCGCTGGAGCCTGGACTCGCTGGCCGGGCGGCTCGGACAGACGCCCGAGGCGCTGGCCGCCGACTACGAGGCGTTCCTGCAGCAGCAGCTGCGCGCGACGTCGGTGCTCAACGCTCCGGGCGCGGCGGCCTGGATTCCCGAGGGCCTGCCCGACGCCATTGCCCGGCGGGCGGAGGCCGGAGCCCGGGGCGATGCCGCCGCTTTCCTCCGCCATACGGCTGCCGGAAGCCGGGCCGAGTGGTCGGCGTGGCTCGATGCCGCCCGCCGGTCGGGGCTGGTGGGTTACGACGCCATGCTGCTCAACTGGGAGCGGAACGCCGGGGTCGCGCTGGTGCTGGAGCGGCTGGAGTTCAGCGACGGCCGGGCGGTCAGCGGCGTCGTGCGCCAGAGCTGGACCCAGGAGGACGGCGTGTGGGCGGTGGGCCCGGTGGAGTCGGTGTGGCCCTGGGGATACCCCCGGGCGCACCCCTAG